From Streptomyces yatensis, one genomic window encodes:
- a CDS encoding GtrA family protein, which produces MSERSTLGGLRAQMGQLAREIAKFGVVGGAGVFVNLAVFNLVRSVTELPVVRASIVATVVATGFNYVGYRYFTYRDRDKQGRTKELSLFLLFSAIGLIIENGVLYAATYGFGWDSSLQSNVFKFLGIGLGTLFRFWSYRTWVFRTLPARDAVVRAEAFLSDAPPAQATRKQPVRK; this is translated from the coding sequence ATGAGTGAACGGAGCACACTCGGCGGGCTGCGCGCCCAGATGGGGCAACTGGCTCGCGAGATCGCGAAGTTCGGGGTGGTCGGCGGTGCCGGCGTCTTCGTCAATCTCGCGGTGTTCAACCTGGTCCGCAGCGTCACCGAACTGCCGGTGGTGCGGGCCAGCATCGTGGCCACGGTGGTCGCCACCGGCTTCAACTACGTGGGATACCGCTACTTCACCTACCGGGACCGCGACAAGCAGGGCCGCACCAAGGAGCTCAGCCTCTTTCTGCTGTTCAGCGCCATCGGCCTGATCATCGAGAACGGTGTGCTCTACGCCGCCACCTATGGCTTCGGGTGGGACAGCTCACTGCAGAGCAATGTGTTCAAGTTCCTCGGCATCGGGCTGGGCACCCTCTTCCGCTTCTGGTCCTACCGGACCTGGGTGTTCCGGACGCTGCCGGCGCGGGACGCCGTCGTGCGCGCGGAAGCCTTCCTGTCCGACGCGCCGCCCGCCCAGGCCACCCGTAAGCAGCCGGTCCGCAAGTAG
- a CDS encoding 5-(carboxyamino)imidazole ribonucleotide synthase, whose amino-acid sequence MTFPVVGMVGGGQLARMTHEAGIPLGIRFKLLSDTPQDSAAQVVSDVVIGDYRDLDVLRAFAQGCDVVTFDHEHVPAEHLRALEADGVVIRPGVEALLHAQDKGVMRERLSEAGVPCPRHRIVADPEDVARFAAEAGEGDGFPVVLKTVRGGYDGKGVWVVRGVEEAAEPFRAGVPVLAEEMVDFARELAANVVRSPHGQAVAYPVVESIQVDGVCDTVIAPAPGLSEELSGTAQEMALKIAAELGVVGHLAVELFETRDGRLLVNELAMRPHNSGHWTQDGAVTSQFANHVRAVLDLPLGDPRPRAPWTVMTNVLGGDFPDMYGAYLHCMARDPALKIHMYGKDVKPGRKVGHVNTYGDDLADVRERGRHAADYLRGTITE is encoded by the coding sequence GTGACATTCCCGGTAGTCGGCATGGTCGGCGGCGGCCAGCTCGCCCGTATGACCCACGAGGCGGGCATCCCCCTCGGCATCAGGTTCAAGCTGCTCAGTGACACCCCCCAGGACTCGGCGGCCCAGGTGGTCAGCGATGTCGTCATCGGCGACTACCGCGACCTGGACGTCCTTCGTGCTTTCGCACAAGGCTGTGATGTGGTCACCTTCGACCACGAGCATGTCCCGGCGGAGCATCTGCGCGCCCTGGAGGCGGATGGCGTGGTCATCCGCCCCGGAGTCGAGGCGCTGCTGCACGCCCAGGACAAGGGTGTGATGCGCGAGCGGCTGAGCGAGGCCGGTGTGCCGTGCCCGCGCCACCGCATCGTGGCCGACCCCGAGGACGTCGCGCGGTTCGCGGCGGAAGCGGGGGAGGGCGACGGATTTCCGGTCGTCCTCAAGACGGTGCGCGGCGGTTACGACGGCAAGGGCGTCTGGGTCGTCCGCGGTGTGGAGGAGGCGGCCGAGCCGTTCCGCGCCGGGGTGCCCGTCCTCGCCGAGGAGATGGTCGACTTCGCCCGTGAGCTCGCCGCCAATGTCGTACGGTCCCCGCACGGCCAGGCCGTGGCCTACCCCGTCGTGGAGTCGATCCAGGTGGACGGGGTCTGCGACACCGTGATCGCCCCGGCCCCCGGCCTCTCCGAGGAGCTGTCCGGCACGGCGCAGGAGATGGCGCTGAAGATCGCGGCGGAGCTCGGGGTGGTCGGCCATCTCGCGGTCGAGCTGTTCGAGACCCGCGACGGCCGGCTGCTGGTCAACGAGCTGGCGATGCGCCCCCACAACTCCGGTCACTGGACCCAGGACGGCGCCGTCACCTCCCAGTTCGCCAACCATGTGCGGGCCGTGCTCGACCTCCCGCTCGGCGATCCGCGGCCGCGCGCCCCGTGGACCGTGATGACCAATGTGCTCGGCGGGGACTTCCCCGATATGTACGGGGCGTATCTGCACTGCATGGCGCGCGACCCGGCGCTCAAGATCCATATGTATGGCAAGGACGTGAAGCCCGGGCGCAAGGTCGGCCACGTCAACACCTATGGCGACGACCTGGCCGATGTGCGCGAGCGCGGCCGGCACGCCGCCGACTACCTCCGAGGGACCATCACCGAATGA
- the purE gene encoding 5-(carboxyamino)imidazole ribonucleotide mutase, translating into MSAPVIGIVMGSDSDWPVMEEAAKALDEFEVPYEVDVVSAHRMPREMVAYGENAASRGLKAIIAGAGGAAHLPGMLASVTPLPVIGVPVPLKYLDGMDSLLSIVQMPAGVPVATVSIGGARNAGLLAARILAAHDPGLQARMCEFQDELNAQATEKGKRLRAKVDGADAFGFGR; encoded by the coding sequence ATGAGCGCTCCTGTGATCGGCATCGTCATGGGCTCCGACTCCGACTGGCCCGTCATGGAAGAAGCGGCCAAGGCCCTCGACGAGTTCGAGGTCCCGTACGAGGTGGATGTCGTCTCGGCCCACCGCATGCCGCGCGAGATGGTCGCCTACGGGGAGAACGCGGCATCCCGCGGCCTCAAGGCGATCATCGCGGGCGCGGGCGGCGCCGCCCACCTCCCGGGCATGCTCGCGTCCGTCACCCCGCTGCCGGTGATCGGGGTGCCCGTACCGCTGAAGTACCTCGACGGCATGGACTCCCTGCTGTCGATCGTCCAGATGCCCGCGGGCGTCCCGGTGGCCACCGTCTCCATCGGCGGCGCCCGCAACGCGGGCCTGCTCGCCGCCCGGATCCTGGCCGCACACGACCCCGGACTCCAGGCGCGGATGTGCGAGTTCCAGGACGAACTCAACGCCCAGGCCACGGAAAAGGGCAAGCGCCTGCGGGCGAAGGTGGACGGCGCGGACGCGTTCGGCTTCGGCCGCTGA
- a CDS encoding dipeptidase, whose protein sequence is MTDHLAQAHDLLAAHPVVDGHNDFPWALREQVRYDLDQRDMAADLTAHTHTDIPRLRAGGVGAQFWSVYVRSDFSGDTAVSATLEQIDVVRRFTERYATDLRPAFTADDMEAARTEGRIASLMGAEGGHSINCSLATLRTLYDLGVRYMTLTHNDNVPWADSATDEPKAHGLTRFGEEVVREMNRLGMLVDLSHVSADTMRDALRVTEAPVVFSHSSARAVCDHPRNIPDDVLALLPANGGVAMATFVPKFVLPEAVAWTRAADENMRAHGMHPLEMTPAGMKVQRAFEEANPRPLAGVSTVADHLDHMREVAGIDHIGIGGDFDGTAFTPEGLTDVAGYPNLIAKLLGRRWSPADLAKLTWQNAVRTLRGAEDAARAAQGTRGPSLATIDQLDAAPTA, encoded by the coding sequence ATGACCGATCACCTCGCGCAAGCCCACGACCTGCTGGCCGCCCACCCCGTCGTGGACGGCCACAACGACTTCCCCTGGGCCCTGCGCGAGCAAGTCCGCTACGACCTCGACCAGCGGGACATGGCCGCCGACCTCACCGCGCACACCCACACCGACATCCCCCGCCTCCGCGCCGGCGGCGTAGGTGCCCAATTCTGGTCGGTGTACGTGCGCTCGGACTTCAGCGGCGACACCGCGGTCAGCGCCACCCTCGAACAGATCGATGTCGTCCGCCGTTTCACCGAGCGCTACGCCACCGACCTGCGCCCGGCCTTCACCGCCGACGACATGGAGGCGGCGCGGACCGAGGGCCGGATCGCCTCCCTCATGGGCGCCGAGGGAGGCCACAGCATCAACTGCTCCCTGGCCACCCTGCGCACCCTGTACGACCTCGGCGTGCGCTATATGACGCTCACCCACAACGACAACGTCCCCTGGGCCGACTCGGCGACCGACGAGCCGAAGGCGCACGGCCTCACCCGCTTCGGCGAGGAGGTGGTGCGCGAGATGAACCGCCTGGGCATGCTCGTCGACCTCTCCCATGTCTCGGCCGACACCATGCGGGACGCGCTCCGGGTGACCGAGGCGCCCGTGGTCTTCTCGCACTCCTCCGCGCGCGCCGTCTGCGACCATCCGCGCAATATCCCCGACGACGTGCTGGCCCTGCTGCCCGCCAACGGGGGCGTGGCGATGGCCACCTTCGTCCCCAAGTTCGTCCTGCCCGAGGCGGTCGCCTGGACCCGGGCGGCGGACGAGAACATGCGCGCCCACGGAATGCATCCGCTGGAGATGACGCCCGCCGGGATGAAGGTCCAGCGCGCCTTCGAGGAGGCCAACCCGCGCCCCCTGGCCGGCGTGTCGACCGTCGCCGACCATCTCGACCATATGCGCGAGGTGGCGGGCATCGACCACATCGGCATCGGCGGCGACTTCGACGGCACCGCCTTCACCCCCGAGGGCCTCACCGATGTCGCGGGCTATCCGAACCTGATCGCCAAGCTGCTCGGCCGCCGCTGGTCACCGGCCGACCTCGCCAAGCTGACCTGGCAGAACGCGGTCCGTACGCTGCGCGGCGCCGAGGACGCGGCGCGCGCCGCGCAGGGCACCCGCGGCCCGTCCCTCGCGACCATCGACCAACTGGACGCCGCGCCCACCGCCTGA
- a CDS encoding UDP-glucose dehydrogenase family protein — protein MALKITVIGTGYLGATHAAAMAELGFEVLGLDIVPEKIAMLTEGRVPMYEPGLEDLLRRHVAGFEGATGRLRFTTSYEEAGEFGDIHFICVNTPQKHGEYACDMSYVNAAVDSLAPHLRRPALVVGKSTVPVGSADLLAARLAELAPVGADAELAWNPEFLREGFAVQDTLHPDRIVVGVAGDRAEKLLREVYQTPIAEGSPFVVTDFPTAELVKVAANSFLATKISFINAMAEVCEAAGGDVVKLAEAIGYDERIGSKFLRAGIGFGGGCLPKDIRAFMARAGELGADQALTFLREVDSINMRRRGHMVELAREAVGGSFLGKRVAVLGATFKPDSDDVRDSPALNVAGQIQLQGAQVTVFDPKGMENARALFPTLAYAATAAEAARGAHAVLHLTEWREFRELDPAALGGVVAERRILDGRNALDPDHWREAGWTYRALGRPLA, from the coding sequence ATGGCCCTCAAGATCACTGTGATCGGCACCGGCTACCTCGGCGCCACCCACGCAGCGGCCATGGCGGAACTGGGCTTCGAGGTGCTCGGCCTCGACATCGTGCCCGAGAAGATCGCGATGCTCACCGAGGGCCGGGTGCCGATGTACGAGCCCGGTCTCGAGGACCTGCTGCGGCGCCATGTCGCGGGGTTCGAGGGCGCCACCGGGCGGCTGCGCTTCACCACCTCCTACGAGGAGGCCGGGGAGTTCGGCGACATCCACTTCATCTGTGTGAACACCCCGCAGAAGCACGGCGAGTACGCCTGTGACATGAGTTACGTCAACGCCGCGGTGGACTCGCTCGCCCCGCATCTGCGCCGCCCCGCGCTGGTCGTCGGCAAGTCCACGGTGCCCGTCGGCAGCGCCGACCTGCTCGCGGCCCGGCTGGCCGAGCTGGCCCCGGTGGGGGCGGACGCGGAGCTCGCCTGGAACCCGGAGTTCCTGCGCGAGGGGTTCGCCGTCCAGGACACCCTGCACCCGGACCGGATCGTGGTCGGCGTCGCCGGCGACCGGGCCGAGAAGCTGCTCCGCGAGGTGTACCAGACGCCCATCGCCGAGGGCTCGCCCTTCGTGGTGACCGACTTCCCCACCGCCGAGCTGGTGAAGGTCGCGGCCAACTCCTTCCTGGCGACGAAGATCTCCTTCATCAACGCCATGGCCGAGGTCTGCGAGGCGGCGGGCGGCGATGTGGTCAAGCTGGCCGAGGCCATCGGCTACGACGAGCGCATCGGAAGTAAGTTCCTGCGGGCCGGCATCGGCTTCGGCGGCGGCTGTCTGCCCAAGGACATCCGGGCCTTCATGGCACGCGCCGGTGAGCTCGGCGCCGACCAGGCGCTCACCTTCCTCCGCGAGGTCGACTCGATCAACATGCGGCGCCGCGGCCATATGGTCGAGCTGGCCCGCGAGGCCGTCGGCGGCAGCTTCCTGGGCAAGCGGGTCGCCGTGCTGGGCGCGACCTTCAAGCCGGACTCCGACGACGTCCGGGACTCCCCCGCACTCAACGTGGCCGGTCAGATACAGCTCCAGGGCGCCCAGGTCACCGTCTTCGACCCCAAGGGCATGGAGAACGCCCGGGCCCTCTTCCCGACCCTCGCCTACGCGGCGACCGCGGCCGAGGCGGCGCGGGGCGCCCATGCGGTGCTGCATCTCACCGAGTGGCGCGAGTTCCGCGAGCTGGACCCGGCGGCCCTCGGCGGCGTCGTCGCCGAGCGCCGCATCCTGGATGGGCGCAACGCCCTGGACCCCGACCACTGGCGCGAGGCCGGCTGGACCTACCGCGCCCTGGGGCGCCCGCTGGCGTAG
- a CDS encoding acyl-CoA dehydrogenase family protein: protein MASSVNDFDLYRPSEEHDMLRDAVRSLAEAKIAPFAAEVDEGARFPQEALDALVANDLHAVHVPESYGGSGADALATVIVIEEVARVCASSSLIPAVNKLGSLPVILSASEELKKKYLAPLAKGDAMFSYCLSEPDAGSDAAGMKTKAVRDGDFYVLNGVKRWITNAGVSEYYTVMAVTDPEKRSKGISAFVVEKSDPGVSFGAPEKKLGIKGSPTREVYLDNVRIPADRMIGEEGTGFATAMKTLDHTRITIAAQALGIAQGALDYAKGYVQERKQFGKPIGDFQGVQFMLADMAMKLEAARQLTYAAAAKSERVSAGGGKEDLTFFGAAAKCYASDAAMEITTDAVQLLGGYGYTRDYPLERMMRDAKITQIYEGTNQVQRIVMARNLP, encoded by the coding sequence TTGGCGTCCTCGGTGAACGACTTCGACCTGTACCGGCCGTCCGAGGAGCATGACATGCTCCGGGACGCCGTCCGCTCTCTCGCCGAGGCGAAGATAGCCCCCTTCGCCGCAGAGGTCGACGAGGGGGCCCGGTTCCCCCAGGAGGCGCTCGACGCCCTGGTCGCGAACGATCTGCACGCGGTGCACGTCCCCGAGTCCTACGGCGGCTCCGGCGCGGACGCGCTGGCCACCGTGATCGTCATCGAGGAGGTCGCCCGGGTCTGCGCCTCCTCGTCCCTGATCCCCGCGGTCAACAAGCTGGGCTCGCTGCCGGTCATCCTCTCCGCCTCCGAGGAGCTGAAGAAGAAGTACCTGGCACCGCTCGCCAAGGGCGACGCGATGTTCTCGTACTGCCTCTCCGAGCCGGACGCGGGCTCGGACGCGGCGGGGATGAAGACCAAGGCGGTGCGCGACGGCGACTTCTACGTCCTCAACGGCGTCAAGCGCTGGATCACCAACGCCGGGGTCTCCGAGTACTACACGGTGATGGCCGTCACCGACCCCGAGAAGCGCTCCAAGGGCATCTCCGCCTTCGTCGTCGAGAAGTCCGACCCGGGCGTCTCCTTCGGCGCCCCGGAGAAGAAGCTCGGCATCAAGGGCTCCCCGACCCGTGAGGTCTATCTCGACAACGTCCGCATCCCCGCGGACCGGATGATCGGCGAAGAGGGCACCGGCTTCGCCACCGCGATGAAGACCCTGGACCACACCCGGATCACCATCGCCGCCCAGGCCCTCGGCATCGCCCAGGGTGCCCTGGACTACGCCAAGGGGTACGTCCAGGAGCGCAAGCAGTTCGGCAAGCCGATCGGCGACTTCCAGGGCGTCCAGTTCATGCTCGCCGACATGGCCATGAAGCTGGAGGCCGCCCGGCAGCTCACCTACGCGGCGGCGGCCAAGTCCGAGCGGGTCTCCGCCGGAGGCGGCAAGGAGGACCTGACGTTCTTCGGCGCCGCGGCCAAGTGCTACGCCTCGGATGCCGCGATGGAGATCACCACGGACGCCGTCCAGCTGCTCGGCGGCTACGGCTACACCCGTGACTACCCGCTCGAGCGGATGATGCGCGACGCCAAGATCACGCAGATCTACGAGGGCACCAACCAGGTCCAGCGCATCGTGATGGCGCGCAACCTTCCGTAG
- a CDS encoding LCP family protein, whose product MSEWPQGSTGDRSGRYGRGSGSPDPEGARAMPQVRRTAPGAGGPYNEPPLPPDLSPHGTIPRQQASQGYDDYDDGYNTGQVYGRGNGGPGGGDPYGPGGPGGPGPRPVRPKNWKRRITIGLVTLLVLLLAVGIGTYFWADSKLRREVDLSKVEDRPGGGKGTNYLIVGSDSREGMSDEDKKKLHTGSADGRRTDSMILLHVGDNGNTMVSLPRDSWVTIPAFTGSESGRRIPQSQNKLNASYSSEGPSLLVRTIEYNTGLKIDHYAEIGFDGFASLVDGVGGVDIDIPQDMKDKKSGNDLKKGKQTLNGQQALAFVRQRYGLAGGDLDRTKNQQKFLSALANKAASPGTVMNPFKLYPTMGAGLDNLVVDKDMSLWDVKDMFFAMKSVSGGDGKQMNMPISNPGLSTSKGSAVQWDMAKVKQLMGELKNDDKVTVSSN is encoded by the coding sequence ATGAGCGAATGGCCCCAGGGATCGACCGGCGACCGCAGCGGCCGGTACGGACGTGGTAGCGGCAGCCCCGACCCGGAAGGGGCACGCGCCATGCCACAAGTGAGACGTACGGCGCCCGGTGCGGGCGGTCCGTACAACGAGCCGCCCCTGCCCCCCGACCTCTCGCCGCACGGCACCATTCCGCGGCAGCAGGCGTCCCAGGGCTATGACGACTACGACGACGGCTACAACACCGGGCAGGTCTACGGCCGCGGCAACGGCGGGCCCGGCGGCGGCGACCCCTACGGCCCCGGCGGTCCGGGCGGCCCCGGGCCGCGTCCGGTGAGGCCGAAGAACTGGAAGCGCCGGATAACCATCGGCCTGGTCACCCTGCTCGTCCTGCTGCTCGCCGTCGGTATCGGCACCTACTTCTGGGCCGACTCCAAGCTCCGCCGCGAGGTCGACCTCAGCAAGGTCGAGGACCGGCCGGGCGGCGGCAAGGGCACCAACTACCTCATCGTGGGTTCGGACAGCCGCGAGGGCATGTCCGACGAGGACAAGAAGAAGCTGCACACCGGTTCGGCCGACGGCCGCCGCACCGACTCCATGATCCTTCTCCATGTCGGTGACAACGGCAACACCATGGTCAGCCTCCCGCGTGACTCCTGGGTCACCATCCCGGCCTTCACCGGCTCGGAGAGCGGCCGGCGGATCCCGCAGAGCCAGAACAAGCTGAACGCCTCGTACTCCTCCGAGGGCCCCTCGCTGCTCGTCCGCACGATCGAGTACAACACCGGTCTGAAGATCGACCACTACGCGGAGATCGGCTTCGACGGCTTCGCCAGCCTCGTGGACGGGGTCGGCGGCGTCGACATCGACATCCCGCAGGACATGAAGGACAAGAAGTCCGGCAATGACCTGAAGAAGGGCAAGCAGACGCTGAACGGCCAGCAGGCGCTCGCCTTCGTCCGGCAGCGCTACGGCCTCGCGGGCGGCGACCTGGACCGCACCAAGAACCAGCAGAAGTTCCTCTCCGCGCTGGCCAACAAGGCGGCCTCGCCCGGCACGGTCATGAACCCCTTCAAGCTCTACCCGACGATGGGCGCCGGCCTGGACAACCTGGTCGTCGACAAGGACATGAGCCTGTGGGACGTGAAGGACATGTTCTTCGCCATGAAGAGCGTCTCCGGCGGTGACGGCAAGCAGATGAACATGCCGATCTCCAACCCCGGCCTGTCCACCTCCAAGGGCAGCGCGGTGCAGTGGGACATGGCCAAGGTCAAGCAGCTGATGGGCGAGCTGAAGAACGACGACAAGGTCACGGTCTCCAGCAACTGA
- a CDS encoding acyl-CoA thioesterase, whose product MTNQAHGAEPELPGKPTSASRTTLSHIMTGSDTNLLGTVHGGVIMKLVDDAAGAVAGRHSEGPAVTASMDEMAFLEPVRVGDLVHVKAQVNWTGRSSMEIGVRVLAERWNESTPATQVGSAYLVFAAVDADGKPRPVPPVIPETERDKRRYQEAEIRRTHRLARRRAIKELRARRVAPRVDDDTEDAGRG is encoded by the coding sequence ATGACCAATCAGGCCCACGGTGCGGAACCGGAGCTTCCGGGAAAGCCCACCTCCGCCTCCCGTACCACGCTGTCACACATCATGACGGGCAGTGACACCAATCTGCTCGGGACCGTCCACGGCGGCGTGATCATGAAACTGGTGGACGACGCGGCCGGAGCGGTCGCCGGACGCCACTCCGAGGGGCCCGCGGTCACCGCGTCGATGGACGAGATGGCCTTCCTCGAACCCGTCAGGGTCGGCGACCTCGTCCATGTGAAGGCCCAGGTCAACTGGACCGGCCGGTCCTCCATGGAGATCGGGGTGCGGGTGCTGGCCGAGCGGTGGAACGAGTCCACGCCCGCCACCCAGGTCGGCAGCGCCTATCTGGTCTTCGCCGCCGTCGACGCCGACGGCAAGCCCCGGCCCGTGCCCCCGGTCATCCCGGAGACCGAGCGGGACAAGCGGCGCTACCAGGAGGCCGAGATCCGCCGGACCCACCGGCTGGCCCGCCGCCGCGCGATCAAGGAACTCCGCGCCCGGCGCGTCGCCCCGCGCGTCGACGACGACACGGAGGACGCCGGCCGGGGGTGA
- a CDS encoding LCP family protein, with amino-acid sequence MSAPARSPRPPRPRSRRPRWGLRLATGGAALVLAVSGIGHLLVSELESGIHRVDAFGGLDNRPKNTGGGVNFLVVGTDGREKITPREKALYRLGGAPCRCTDTIMLMHLSADHRRVSAVSLPRDSYAQIPAYTDATGKRHPHHPRKLNAAYAEGGPSLTVRTVEHLTGIHIDHYLEVDFTSFMKTVDVLGGVKICTARPLKDDHTGLDLAAGTHVLNGGQALQYVRSRHVDGTSDLGRIQRQQRFLAAVVHQTTAGGLLLNPVRFNRVAGALLGSVRADHGFGAADMVALGRAMSGVTPASSEFASVPVILPGVPVKGSGSTLRWDQPKAERLFATLREDRPLVAHRPKRSGATAVDVDPDRVRVHVLNGTNTAGLARRADRALHATGFATTGSPADAATPDVRHTVIAYDPVWDRSVRSLAAALPGARLKPVVGQGAVMQITIGADYAGVRRVRVEKPRTDAAGFGAVTGDEVVCPEGATRAL; translated from the coding sequence GTGAGTGCACCGGCCCGATCGCCGCGCCCGCCGCGCCCCCGCTCCCGCCGCCCCCGCTGGGGGCTGCGGCTCGCCACGGGCGGCGCCGCTCTGGTGCTGGCGGTCAGCGGCATCGGGCATCTGCTGGTCAGTGAGCTCGAATCCGGGATCCACCGGGTGGATGCCTTCGGCGGCCTGGACAACCGGCCGAAGAACACCGGCGGCGGCGTCAACTTCCTCGTGGTCGGCACGGACGGACGGGAGAAGATCACGCCTCGGGAGAAGGCGCTGTACCGGCTGGGCGGAGCCCCCTGCCGCTGCACCGACACGATCATGCTGATGCATCTGTCGGCCGACCACCGCCGGGTCAGCGCGGTCAGCCTGCCCCGCGACTCCTACGCCCAGATCCCCGCGTACACCGACGCCACCGGGAAGCGCCATCCGCACCATCCGCGGAAGCTGAACGCCGCGTACGCCGAGGGCGGGCCGAGCCTGACCGTGCGCACCGTGGAGCATCTGACCGGCATCCACATCGACCACTACCTCGAGGTGGACTTCACCAGCTTCATGAAGACGGTCGATGTGCTCGGCGGGGTCAAGATCTGCACCGCGCGGCCGCTCAAGGACGACCACACCGGGCTCGACCTGGCGGCCGGCACCCATGTGCTGAACGGCGGCCAGGCGCTGCAGTACGTCCGCTCCCGGCATGTCGACGGCACCTCCGACCTGGGCCGGATCCAGCGGCAGCAGCGCTTCCTGGCCGCTGTGGTCCACCAGACCACCGCCGGTGGCCTCCTGCTCAACCCGGTGCGGTTCAACCGGGTGGCCGGGGCCCTGCTGGGCTCGGTCCGCGCCGACCACGGCTTCGGGGCGGCGGACATGGTCGCCCTGGGGCGGGCGATGAGCGGCGTCACCCCCGCGTCCTCCGAGTTCGCCTCGGTCCCGGTGATCCTGCCCGGCGTCCCGGTGAAGGGGTCAGGCTCCACGCTCCGCTGGGACCAGCCCAAGGCCGAGCGGCTCTTCGCCACCCTCCGCGAGGACCGGCCGCTGGTCGCCCACCGCCCGAAGCGTTCCGGCGCCACCGCGGTCGACGTGGACCCGGACCGGGTCCGGGTGCATGTGCTCAACGGCACCAATACGGCGGGGCTGGCCCGCCGGGCGGACCGCGCGCTGCACGCCACCGGCTTCGCCACCACCGGCTCCCCCGCCGACGCCGCGACCCCCGACGTCCGGCACACGGTGATCGCGTACGACCCGGTCTGGGACCGCTCGGTGCGCTCGCTGGCGGCCGCGCTGCCCGGGGCCCGGCTGAAGCCGGTGGTCGGGCAGGGCGCGGTGATGCAGATCACCATCGGCGCGGACTACGCGGGTGTGCGGCGGGTCCGGGTCGAGAAGCCGCGGACCGACGCCGCCGGGTTCGGGGCCGTCACCGGCGACGAGGTCGTCTGCCCCGAGGGCGCCACTCGCGCCCTGTGA
- a CDS encoding glycosyltransferase family 2 protein, whose product MPPHQLPAVSVIMPVLNEERHLRNAVRHILEQEYDGEMEVVIALGPSADRTDEIAAELVAEDPRVHTVPNPTGRTPAALNAAIKASRHPVVVRVDGHGMLSPNYIATAVRLLEETGAQNVGGIMHAEGENDWEKAVAAAMTSKIGVGNAAFHTGGEAAPAETVYLGVFRREALEQQGGYNEEFIRAQDWELNFRIREAGGLIWFSPELKVSYRPRPSVRALAKQYKDYGRWRHVVARFHQGSINLRYLAPPTAVVAIAAGLVAGAAVTPWALVIPGGYLAAIVAGSIPAGKGLPVAARLRVPVALATMHMSWGWGFLTSPRALAKRVIASRRPAVMAS is encoded by the coding sequence ATGCCCCCGCATCAGCTCCCGGCCGTCTCCGTGATCATGCCGGTGCTCAATGAGGAACGCCATCTGCGCAATGCCGTGCGGCACATCCTGGAGCAGGAGTACGACGGCGAGATGGAGGTGGTGATCGCGCTCGGCCCGTCCGCGGACCGTACCGACGAGATCGCCGCCGAACTGGTGGCGGAGGACCCCCGGGTGCATACGGTCCCCAACCCCACGGGCCGCACCCCCGCCGCCCTGAACGCGGCGATCAAGGCATCCCGCCATCCGGTGGTGGTGCGGGTCGACGGCCACGGCATGCTCTCGCCGAACTACATCGCGACCGCCGTCCGGCTCCTGGAGGAGACCGGCGCGCAGAACGTCGGCGGGATCATGCACGCCGAGGGCGAGAACGACTGGGAGAAGGCCGTCGCCGCCGCCATGACCTCCAAGATCGGCGTGGGCAACGCGGCCTTCCACACCGGCGGCGAGGCGGCCCCCGCCGAGACCGTCTATCTGGGCGTCTTCCGGCGCGAGGCGCTGGAACAACAGGGCGGCTACAACGAGGAGTTCATCCGCGCCCAGGACTGGGAGCTGAACTTCCGGATCCGCGAGGCCGGCGGGCTGATCTGGTTCTCGCCCGAGCTGAAGGTCTCCTACCGGCCGCGGCCGAGCGTGCGGGCCCTGGCCAAGCAGTACAAGGACTACGGGCGCTGGCGCCATGTCGTCGCCCGCTTCCACCAGGGCTCGATCAACCTGCGCTATCTCGCCCCGCCGACCGCCGTCGTCGCCATCGCGGCGGGCCTCGTGGCGGGCGCGGCCGTCACCCCGTGGGCCCTGGTGATCCCCGGCGGTTATCTGGCCGCGATCGTCGCGGGCTCGATCCCGGCGGGCAAGGGGCTTCCGGTGGCCGCCCGGCTGCGGGTCCCGGTGGCGCTCGCGACCATGCACATGTCCTGGGGCTGGGGCTTTCTGACCAGCCCGCGGGCGCTGGCCAAGCGGGTCATCGCCAGCCGCCGCCCGGCGGTCATGGCCTCGTAG